The Chitinophaga sp. H8 region TTCTTGGTGGTAATCATAATAACCCCGTTGGCAGCGCGGTTGCCATACAATGCGGTTACTGCACCACCTTTGAGTACAGAAATAGAAGCAATGTCATCCGGGTTGATATCTTTAAGTATATTTCCAAAGTCCTGCTCACCACCCCTGTTAGGTAATACTACCTGGTCGTCCATAGTAATACCATCTACCACTATGAGAGGCGTATTTTTGAATGGATCGAGGGAAGAACTTCCCCTGATAAGGAAGCGAGGCGTTGCCTGAGGGCCACCATTGCCGGGTGTTACCTGTAAACCAGGTACAAGTCCTTGTAAGGCTGCAATAGGATTTACCGCATTGGTTTTGGTGATTTCTTCACCTTTTACTTCCGTTACGGCATAACCAAGATTACGTCTTTTACGTTCTTCACCGAAACCTGTTACAACAATTTCGCTGAGTTTGGTCTGGTCTTCCTGCAGGGTTACTTTAAGATCTGTTTTGCCATCTGCTTTAGACTCTGATGGAATATATCCCAATGCCTGAATAAGCAGTACGGCATCGGCTGCAATATTGTTTATTTTAAAATAGCCATTTGCATCGGTGATGGCGCCGGTTGTTTTACCTTTTACCCTTACGCTCACGCCGGGGATGGGAGCACCTTTGACGTCTTTTACAGTGCCTGTAATTGCTTTTGGTGCAGTAGTGTCTGCGATGGCCAGAAAGGGTGGATCATTTTCCGTTGATTTCAACTTTACCAGGATATTTTTTTCCATAACGGTATAATTCAGCGGTTGCTCCCTGAATATTACCGATAAAGCATCGTTCAGTGGCGCTTCCTTTATGTTGATGCTTAAAGGGGTAGCCATCTCCAATACTTCTTTTTTGTAGAGGAATAAATAACCGGTTTGTTTTTCTATCTTTTTAAATACCTGTTCTAGGGTGAGGTGTTGACCACTTAGCGTTACCTTTTGAGAAAAGGCTGCAGCGCTAACGTGCAGAGCACCAACTAGCAGGAATACTACAGACAATTTCACAACCATCCATGTTTTAGTTGATAAAAAGGGGGTACCGCACTTGTTTTGGTACCAAGCAGTAAAAATCATACATTTGATTTTGGGTAAGAAAATAGGTGTTTACGCGACAATATTGATTGCCCTTTGACCGGAGATGCGCCAACATCGCCGGTTTTTTTTGTTGTAATAGCTCGGGTAGTTAATCTCTTATAAGCAACAGATTTTAAGGTTGAATAATATTATTGGTTGACTAATTGCCTCTTTTGATGGGGCGTAATCTCCTGGCTGACTTCGCTATTTATCAGGGGTAACAAAATGGATTGAAATAGGCCGGTATAATGACTTTCACTATTAATAGATAGTAACCTGTTGTCCTTCCACACTATACTTAATGCCAGCAGTATATTCCAGCATTTTAAGCACTTGCGAAATATTATAGTTACGGGAAATCTTACCATTTATTTCCCCGGTAGGGGGCTTCCCTGCAAATACAATTGTTACGTTATACCAACGGCTGATCTGTCGCATTACAGCAGGTATATCCATATTGGCAAATGCAAACTGCTCATTTTTCCAGGCAATTACGTCTTCTGTATCTACTGTTTTTACGTTGAATTTTCCGGTAGCCTCATTTATCTGGGTTTGCTGCCCCGGCGTCAGTAGTACTTCATTTTGCTGCTTTATCACTTTGATGGCACCTTCCAGCAGCGTTGTGCGCATCGTTTTTTCATTACTGTAGGCATTGATATTAAAATGTGTTCCCAGCACCTGTACAGTCGCATCACCTGCATTTACTATAAAAGGAGCGGAGGCATTTTGTGCTACTTCAAAATAGGCTTCACCGGTAAGGGATACCATCCTTTGGGTGCCGGTAAAGGCAGTAGGATATTTGAGCGAGCTGGCTGCATTGAGCCATACACCGGTGCCATCAGGTAGTGTTACATGGTACTGGCCGCCATTAGGGGTGGTAAGGGTATTAAAATGCACTGTGGCATTGGAGGAGGGTACACCTTTATAGGCAAGCGCTCCATTATTGAGCAGGATGCTGGTATTGCCCTGTTTGGCTAATGTTCCGTTATAATTACTATCCAGCGTTATTTTTGTGCCGTCTGCAAGGGTCAGCTGTGCTTTATTACCTCCGGGGGCAATGTCATTCTTCAGCTGGCTTTGTGCAATAACAGCTACCTGAGCAGGCTGCTTTTTAGTATTGATTAACCAGGCCCCTCCTACGAGCAGGATAGCTCCTATAGTGGCAGCTGCTATCAAAAGACGGTAACGGGAAGGTTTGTTTATACTTGTTGTAATGGCTTGGGTATGCAGGATGTTTTGCAGCATGGCTTCACTTTGAGCAGGCTCAAAGGGAGTTTGCTGAGGCGTAAATTCCTCCCAGGCTTCTTCTGTAAGGGCTTTAATCTCTTCCTCGCTCGCCTGCGCCAATAACTGGAAAAACGCCTCTCTTTCTGCCGGAGTGGCCGTCTTATCTACATACTTATGGAATAACCCGGTGAGTCTTTGGTTGAGCATTATAAAATACAGTTTACTATCAGATAGTGTTGCTGCGATAAAGACACAGTAAATGAGAAAAAGGGGGTATTGGGAGAAAAGAAAATTTCTATTTTTTATAGGAAAAGAAGAAAAAGCCCTGTCAGACTGGATTTACCCGCTTTTTTTATAAAGTCGCCTACAGACTTTACTGCCAGTTGGATATATTTTTTGACCGTTTCCCGGGAAATGCCCATTTGAGTGGCGATCTCGACGTGCTTCAGCCCGTCACGGCGGCTTAGCAGGTATACCTGTTGTTGTTGTGGGGGCAATTGAGCAATGGCGCTGTCAACCAGGGTGAAATAATCAGTATTGACCGGTTGTGGCTCTGTGGCTGCTGTGGTGGTTACATATTGTCCGTATTGCACCTGTTTCTTGCGATCATTGGCTAGTTTACGTAAACAGTTAAGGGTGTAATTGCGGGTGAGGATAAACAAATAAGCGGTGAATTTATCTACCGTAGCCAATTCCTGTCTGTTCATCCATACCTTCAGAAATACATCCTGTACAATTTCCGCAGTCATTTCATTAGACGCGGTGAGCAACATTACAAATTCGCCCAGCTGGTGGTGGTAAGCATGAAAAAGTTCTGTGAAGGCTTTCTCATCTCCGTGGGCTACCCGGGCCAGTAATATTGATTCATTATGAATGGGACTAATGGACAATAGTTATAAGGCTATTTTTTGATAAAATTAAGCAAACCAATAAAATGTTCAAATGGGAGGTACGGTTATTTAATAAGATTGAAAGATACGAATACAATCGTGATGCTTACGCATATCAGGGCGAAAAGAAATATATAATCTGCTATTACTTCAATGGTCTCACTGCGTTTTTCACTCTTTGATTTCATAGAAAGAAAAGACAGCAGACAGCTGGCCATCAGCAATAAAGCAGCTATTCCGGTACAGTCATCAATCATCGTAGCATGGTTAAATCCTGCCACTTTAATAGAGGTAAGTACAATCAGGCAGAACCCCAACAGATTGGTGGAGGTGTTTAATATATGGGGGGATTTACTTTTATTTGGCATAACCCATCGTATTCCTTACAAGATACATCATCTTTTGAAGAAGGTAATACATTGCGGGTATACTGTGGCGAATGGCTATTCCGATTACAGAAATATTGTATTGGGTAGCTGATAATCTTTTACAATGGGTATGGTAATCAGATAGTACTTTTTCACCTCCCCATTATGCGTTCTTTTATTTTCGCTGATCCTTTTAATAGAGGTAAAGTTTCTTTCAAACTCTGTAGCAATAATTCTCTTGGCTTCTGCAATATTTTCGGCATTCAGCTGCTGTTTTTTATCCTGGAAGAAACTATAGGGACAATTAAGGTAGGCGTCTGTACGTTTTAACAGATTGATCACCTCAATGGCTTCCAGGATAAAGCTGTCGGGGAGGTTCGTGTAATATCCCTGATGGATGATTTTTTCATTACTGCGATTGGTAACCATGTTTTGCTCGAAATGAACGAGGAACAGTTCTTTCATTTCCCTGAACCGGGAATAAGCTGTTGTTAATTCAGGATCTTCGCCGCTAGCATGGTCAATATTAGCAATACAGGTATTCAGGTATTCTTCTTTTGAGATCTCTTTATGTTCTCCTTGTTTCAGGTAATAGATAATGGTAATGATTGCCAGATTAAAGGGCGCTATTTTCCTCAGGGCGGAGATATTGATGCTTTTCCCTTCATAGAAGAACCGGTTGGTATAAATGGCTTCTTCTATTTCATTCCTTTCCCTGGCAATAATGCGCTTGCTTTTTTGAATATAGGTGATCACATTTTCAAAGGCAGTCTTAAAAGGTTGTTGTGCCAGGTCTACCCGTTGCTCATCCGTAAGCAGATGGAAAAGCGTCTGGTAAATATTATCCGGCTGCA contains the following coding sequences:
- a CDS encoding RNA polymerase sigma factor — encoded protein: MSISPIHNESILLARVAHGDEKAFTELFHAYHHQLGEFVMLLTASNEMTAEIVQDVFLKVWMNRQELATVDKFTAYLFILTRNYTLNCLRKLANDRKKQVQYGQYVTTTAATEPQPVNTDYFTLVDSAIAQLPPQQQQVYLLSRRDGLKHVEIATQMGISRETVKKYIQLAVKSVGDFIKKAGKSSLTGLFLLFL
- a CDS encoding FecR family protein, whose protein sequence is MLNQRLTGLFHKYVDKTATPAEREAFFQLLAQASEEEIKALTEEAWEEFTPQQTPFEPAQSEAMLQNILHTQAITTSINKPSRYRLLIAAATIGAILLVGGAWLINTKKQPAQVAVIAQSQLKNDIAPGGNKAQLTLADGTKITLDSNYNGTLAKQGNTSILLNNGALAYKGVPSSNATVHFNTLTTPNGGQYHVTLPDGTGVWLNAASSLKYPTAFTGTQRMVSLTGEAYFEVAQNASAPFIVNAGDATVQVLGTHFNINAYSNEKTMRTTLLEGAIKVIKQQNEVLLTPGQQTQINEATGKFNVKTVDTEDVIAWKNEQFAFANMDIPAVMRQISRWYNVTIVFAGKPPTGEINGKISRNYNISQVLKMLEYTAGIKYSVEGQQVTIY